The Streptomyces sp. RKAG293 genome includes a region encoding these proteins:
- the glgX gene encoding glycogen debranching protein GlgX, with translation MQVWPGTAYPLGATYDGAGTNFALFSEVAERIELCLLHDDGSETAVELREADAFVRHAYLPGVMPGQRYGFRVHGPYEPAKGNRCNSSKLLMDPYAKAVSGSIDWDEAVYGYQFGQPETRNDQDSAPHTMTSVVVNPYFDWSDDRPPRIDYHRMVIYEAHVKGLTMLHPDLPEEIRGTYAALAHPAVIGHLVELGVTTLELMPVHQFVLDHRLADAGLNNYWGYNTIGFFAPHNTYSSLGDRGQQVLEFKTAVRALHAAGIEVILDVVYNHTAEGSHLGPTLSFRGLDNASYYRLGDDKRYYMDTTGTGNSLLMRSPHVLQMIMDSLRYWVTEMHVDGFRFDLAATLARQFHEVDRLSSFFDLVQQDPVVSQVKLIAEPWDVGEGGYQVGNFPPLWAEWNGKFRDTVRDLWRGENATLAEFASRLTGSSDLYQDDGRRPLASINFVTCHDGFTLNDLVSYNDKHNEANGEDNRDGESHNRSWNCGEEGETEDPGILALRGRQLRNFIATLMLSQGVPMLSHGDEFGRTQRGNNNAYCQDNELAWVRWPKADETGAQRLHEFIRTMVWLRRDHPVFRRRRFFHGRPVEGTHDELSDIAWFTPEGEEMAQRDWQAAHAKSLVVFLNGSAISEPGARGERITDDSFLLLFNAQAEELEFVVPVNHGKEWQLVVDTGRAEGVEPGSGRKVKAGDRLQLTDRSLVVLQRPA, from the coding sequence ATGCAAGTCTGGCCGGGTACGGCATATCCCCTCGGCGCCACGTACGACGGCGCGGGCACCAATTTCGCCCTCTTCTCCGAAGTAGCCGAACGCATCGAACTGTGCCTGCTGCACGACGACGGCTCCGAAACGGCCGTGGAGCTGCGGGAGGCCGACGCCTTCGTGCGGCACGCCTATCTGCCGGGCGTGATGCCGGGTCAGCGGTACGGATTCCGGGTGCACGGCCCGTACGAGCCGGCCAAGGGCAACCGCTGCAACTCGTCGAAGCTGCTGATGGACCCCTATGCGAAGGCCGTGAGCGGGTCGATCGACTGGGACGAGGCGGTGTACGGCTACCAGTTCGGCCAGCCGGAGACCCGCAACGACCAGGACTCGGCGCCGCACACCATGACCTCGGTCGTGGTGAACCCGTACTTCGACTGGTCCGACGACCGGCCGCCGCGGATCGACTACCACCGCATGGTGATCTACGAGGCCCACGTCAAGGGCCTGACGATGCTTCACCCCGATCTGCCCGAGGAGATCCGCGGCACCTACGCGGCCCTGGCGCACCCGGCGGTCATCGGCCACCTGGTGGAACTGGGGGTGACCACGCTGGAGCTGATGCCGGTTCACCAGTTCGTGCTGGACCACCGGCTGGCGGACGCGGGGCTGAACAACTACTGGGGTTACAACACCATCGGTTTCTTCGCCCCGCACAACACGTACTCCTCGCTGGGCGACCGGGGGCAGCAGGTCCTGGAGTTCAAGACGGCGGTGCGGGCGCTGCACGCCGCCGGTATCGAGGTGATCCTCGACGTGGTCTACAACCACACCGCCGAGGGCAGCCACCTGGGTCCGACGCTGTCCTTCCGGGGGCTCGACAACGCGTCGTACTACCGGCTGGGCGATGACAAGCGCTACTACATGGACACCACAGGCACCGGCAACTCGCTGCTGATGCGCAGTCCGCACGTACTGCAGATGATCATGGATTCGCTGCGCTACTGGGTCACCGAGATGCACGTGGACGGCTTCCGCTTCGACCTCGCGGCGACGCTGGCCCGGCAGTTCCACGAGGTGGACCGGCTGTCGTCCTTCTTCGACCTGGTCCAGCAGGACCCGGTGGTCAGCCAGGTCAAGCTGATCGCCGAGCCGTGGGACGTCGGCGAGGGCGGCTACCAGGTGGGCAACTTCCCGCCGCTGTGGGCCGAGTGGAACGGCAAGTTCCGCGACACCGTCCGGGATCTGTGGCGGGGCGAGAACGCCACCCTCGCGGAGTTCGCCTCCCGGCTGACCGGCTCCTCGGACCTCTACCAGGACGACGGCCGCCGCCCGCTGGCCTCCATCAACTTCGTGACCTGCCACGACGGCTTCACCCTCAACGACCTGGTCTCGTACAACGACAAGCACAACGAGGCCAACGGCGAGGACAACCGCGACGGCGAGAGCCACAACCGGTCGTGGAACTGCGGCGAGGAGGGCGAGACCGAGGACCCGGGCATCCTGGCCCTGCGCGGCCGCCAGCTGCGCAACTTCATCGCCACCCTGATGCTCTCCCAGGGCGTGCCGATGCTCTCCCACGGCGACGAGTTCGGCAGGACCCAGCGCGGCAACAACAACGCCTACTGCCAGGACAACGAGCTGGCCTGGGTGCGCTGGCCGAAGGCGGACGAGACCGGGGCGCAGCGGCTGCACGAGTTCATCCGCACCATGGTCTGGCTGCGCCGCGACCATCCGGTCTTCCGCCGCCGGCGCTTCTTCCACGGCCGTCCGGTGGAGGGCACCCACGACGAGCTCTCCGACATCGCCTGGTTCACCCCGGAGGGCGAGGAGATGGCCCAGCGGGACTGGCAGGCGGCGCACGCCAAGTCGCTGGTGGTGTTCCTCAACGGCAGCGCGATCTCCGAGCCGGGCGCGCGCGGCGAGCGGATCACGGACGACTCCTTCCTGCTGCTGTTCAACGCGCAGGCCGAGGAGCTGGAGTTCGTGGTTCCGGTCAACCACGGCAAGGAGTGGCAGCTGGTGGTGGACACCGGACGGGCCGAAGGGGTGGAGCCGGGCAGCGGGCGGAAGGTCAAGGCCGGCGACCGGCTGCAGCTGACCGACCGGAGTCTGGTGGTGCTGCAACGGCCGGCGTAA
- a CDS encoding SAV2148 family HEPN domain-containing protein yields the protein MTSGGLVLPSGGDQGDQSGATADGAPGAVTLAQPLEIGAELDWGADAWAEVRTRASRAGRAYVWLNLVEQRLRAVVNAVLRPIYEPVHGEEWVVAAAGPAGHEWVQRAAAVREVSRRKGFLLDPADDNILSFLTLPQLRELVVQHWPCFEPYFDERRDLELALDELEVARHVVSRNRALSRTVLAQAERAAARLLDILGSGSGYAAADRLPVDVVEELVADRYADVVGVYSDRVRLQRQLPAEDLFGSAHRLDAIGIGLNLLVQNYSGRRLMRLAESGCRIRLLFLNPASSAVRRRERELGLGRGELSRSVEMNIMHMRRVRARLRDPAAFEIRVFDETPRFTAYLVDGDSADGLAVVQSYLRKARGMEVPVMVLRGPSRHVVKDDRRGEHSGLFDVYREEFEGVWADSRPVS from the coding sequence GTGACGTCGGGAGGCCTTGTGCTCCCCAGTGGCGGAGATCAGGGAGACCAGAGCGGCGCCACTGCCGACGGTGCGCCCGGCGCGGTCACGCTCGCGCAGCCGTTGGAGATAGGAGCGGAACTGGACTGGGGCGCCGACGCCTGGGCGGAGGTGCGCACCCGTGCCAGCCGCGCCGGGCGGGCATACGTCTGGCTCAACCTCGTCGAGCAGCGCCTGCGCGCCGTCGTGAACGCCGTGCTGCGCCCGATCTACGAGCCCGTGCACGGCGAGGAGTGGGTGGTCGCCGCCGCGGGCCCGGCCGGACACGAATGGGTGCAGCGCGCTGCCGCCGTCCGTGAGGTCAGCCGCCGCAAGGGCTTCCTGCTCGACCCCGCCGACGACAACATCCTCAGCTTCCTGACCCTCCCGCAGCTGCGGGAACTCGTCGTGCAGCACTGGCCGTGCTTCGAGCCGTACTTCGACGAGCGCCGCGATCTCGAACTCGCGCTCGACGAGCTCGAGGTCGCCCGGCATGTCGTCTCCCGCAACCGCGCGCTGTCCCGCACCGTCCTCGCGCAGGCCGAACGGGCCGCCGCCCGGCTGCTGGACATCCTCGGTTCCGGATCCGGCTACGCGGCGGCCGACCGGCTCCCCGTCGACGTCGTCGAGGAACTGGTCGCCGACCGCTACGCCGATGTCGTCGGCGTCTACTCCGACCGGGTCCGGCTCCAGCGCCAGCTGCCCGCCGAGGACCTCTTCGGCTCGGCGCACCGGCTGGACGCGATAGGCATCGGCCTGAACCTCCTCGTGCAGAACTACTCCGGCCGCCGGCTGATGCGGCTCGCGGAGTCGGGCTGCCGTATCCGGCTGCTCTTCCTCAACCCCGCCAGCAGCGCGGTCCGCCGCCGGGAGCGCGAGCTGGGGCTCGGGCGCGGCGAGCTGAGCCGCTCCGTCGAGATGAACATCATGCACATGCGCCGGGTCCGGGCCCGGCTGCGCGACCCCGCGGCCTTCGAGATCCGGGTCTTCGACGAGACCCCGCGCTTCACCGCGTACCTCGTCGACGGCGACAGCGCCGACGGACTCGCGGTCGTCCAGTCCTATCTGCGCAAGGCCCGCGGGATGGAGGTCCCGGTGATGGTGCTGCGCGGTCCCTCGCGCCATGTCGTCAAGGACGACCGGCGCGGTGAGCACAGCGGACTCTTCGACGTCTACCGCGAGGAGTTCGAAGGAGTCTGGGCCGACTCCCGGCCGGTGTCCTGA
- a CDS encoding 3'-5' exonuclease, translating to MAWHRELLVGFDLETTGTDPHEARIVTAAVTEVKGGEPIRHREWLVDPGVAIPEGATAIHGITTERAVAEGRPAREAVAEIARALREYWADGVPVVVYNAPFDLSLLAAELRRHELPGLGGAPGPAVGPVLDPLVMDRALDKYRKGKRNLEAACAVYGVVLDDAHEAGADALAAVRVARALGERYPEAGEAELWDLHRSQIRWYTDWATGYQKWLRRDRDPEAVVDASWPLRLDALLPQQRAAPVGGVPLLDESDLPGQG from the coding sequence ATGGCATGGCATCGGGAGCTGCTCGTCGGCTTCGACCTGGAGACGACGGGGACGGACCCGCACGAGGCGCGGATCGTCACGGCCGCGGTGACCGAGGTCAAGGGCGGTGAGCCGATACGGCACCGGGAGTGGCTCGTCGATCCCGGCGTGGCCATTCCCGAGGGCGCGACCGCCATCCACGGCATCACGACCGAGCGGGCCGTGGCGGAGGGCCGCCCCGCCCGGGAGGCCGTCGCCGAGATAGCCCGCGCGCTGCGCGAGTACTGGGCGGACGGTGTACCGGTCGTCGTCTACAACGCCCCCTTCGACCTGAGCCTGCTCGCCGCCGAGCTGCGCCGCCATGAGCTGCCCGGCCTCGGCGGCGCCCCCGGCCCGGCCGTCGGACCGGTCCTGGACCCGCTGGTCATGGACCGGGCGCTGGACAAGTACCGCAAGGGCAAGCGCAATCTGGAGGCCGCCTGCGCGGTGTACGGGGTGGTGCTGGACGACGCGCACGAGGCGGGCGCCGACGCCCTCGCCGCCGTCCGGGTCGCCCGCGCGCTGGGCGAGCGGTACCCGGAGGCCGGCGAGGCCGAGCTCTGGGACCTGCACCGCTCCCAGATCCGCTGGTACACCGACTGGGCCACCGGCTACCAGAAGTGGCTGCGCCGGGACCGCGACCCGGAGGCCGTCGTCGACGCGTCCTGGCCGCTGCGGCTGGACGCTCTGCTCCCGCAGCAGCGCGCCGCGCCGGTCGGCGGCGTCCCGCTGCTGGACGAGTCGGATCTGCCGGGCCAGGGCTGA
- a CDS encoding aminoglycoside phosphotransferase family protein, with translation MEQSGTAFTEERARAVLAAAARPAAASAAASAADPAVSGAPDAAGARLLALGENAVFAVGDGLVVKVARSAELLERAEREVRIAGWLAEHDVPAVRAASPRARLVDGHPVTYWVRLPEPVRPAGPADLAGLLRLVHALPEPSGPSAPVLPPRDLLGGVERWLRLAGEAIDPADAAYLRDRRDGFAATASALTPRLPRGPVHGDALPRNVQVGPDGPVLVDLETFSSDLREHDLVVMALSRDRYGLDPAAYDTFTAAYGWDVREWDGCAVLRGARETASCAWVAQHAPANPAALAEFRRRVASLRDGDPTVRWYPF, from the coding sequence GTGGAGCAATCGGGCACGGCGTTCACGGAGGAACGGGCACGGGCCGTCCTGGCGGCAGCGGCGAGGCCCGCGGCGGCTTCCGCCGCGGCCTCCGCAGCGGATCCGGCGGTCTCCGGGGCGCCGGACGCGGCCGGGGCGCGGCTGCTGGCGCTGGGCGAGAACGCGGTGTTCGCGGTGGGCGACGGTCTCGTCGTCAAGGTCGCCCGCAGCGCCGAACTGCTCGAGCGCGCCGAGCGCGAGGTGCGGATCGCCGGCTGGCTGGCGGAGCACGATGTGCCGGCGGTCCGGGCGGCCTCGCCGCGGGCCCGGCTGGTCGACGGCCATCCCGTCACGTACTGGGTGCGGCTGCCCGAGCCGGTGCGCCCCGCCGGGCCCGCCGACCTCGCCGGACTGCTGCGGCTGGTGCACGCGCTGCCGGAGCCGTCGGGCCCGTCCGCCCCCGTGCTGCCGCCACGCGATCTGCTGGGCGGGGTGGAGCGCTGGCTGCGGCTCGCGGGTGAGGCGATCGACCCGGCGGACGCCGCTTATCTGCGCGACCGGCGGGACGGATTCGCCGCGACGGCCTCCGCGCTGACGCCCCGGCTGCCGCGCGGCCCGGTGCACGGCGACGCGCTGCCGCGCAACGTCCAGGTCGGCCCCGACGGGCCGGTGCTCGTCGACCTGGAGACGTTCTCCTCCGATCTGCGCGAACACGATCTGGTGGTGATGGCGCTCAGCCGGGACCGCTACGGTCTCGACCCGGCCGCCTACGACACGTTCACGGCGGCCTACGGCTGGGACGTGCGCGAGTGGGACGGCTGCGCCGTGCTGCGCGGCGCGCGGGAGACCGCGAGCTGCGCCTGGGTCGCCCAGCACGCGCCCGCGAACCCGGCGGCACTCGCCGAGTTCCGCCGCCGCGTCGCGTCCCTGCGGGACGGCGATCCGACGGTGCGCTGGTACCCGTTCTGA
- a CDS encoding carbohydrate ABC transporter permease — protein MTLATAPPRTRPRRHDRGVWFLVLPALIPILLLSVGPLLYGIGLAFTDSQSGRTQPTRWTGLQNFSDLLHDSLFWDSFRIGLVWAVGVTVPQFLLALGLALLLNQPLRMRWLARALAIVPWAMPEVVVGIMWRLVYHPDAGVLNETLRQLHLGDGTDWLAGLSTALPAVIVVGIWAGMPTTTVSLLAGLQNVPRELHEAAAVDGAGAWRRFRTVTWPALRPVALAMTALNFIWNFNSFALVYVLTNGGPGGRTRLPMLFAYEEAFRYGQFGYAAAMGCVMVAVISVLLAVYLAGRLKGDDQ, from the coding sequence GTGACCCTGGCCACCGCGCCACCCAGGACCCGCCCGCGGCGTCATGACCGGGGCGTGTGGTTCCTCGTCCTCCCGGCACTGATCCCGATCCTGCTGCTGAGCGTCGGACCGCTGCTGTACGGGATCGGGCTCGCGTTCACCGACTCGCAGTCGGGCCGCACCCAGCCGACCCGGTGGACCGGGCTGCAGAACTTCTCCGACCTGCTGCACGACTCCCTCTTCTGGGACTCGTTCCGGATCGGCCTGGTGTGGGCGGTCGGGGTGACCGTGCCCCAGTTCCTGCTCGCGCTCGGCCTGGCGCTGCTGCTCAACCAGCCGCTGCGGATGCGCTGGCTGGCCCGCGCGCTGGCCATCGTCCCGTGGGCGATGCCGGAGGTCGTCGTCGGCATCATGTGGCGGCTCGTCTACCACCCGGACGCGGGCGTGCTCAACGAGACGCTGCGCCAACTCCACCTCGGCGACGGCACCGACTGGCTCGCCGGGCTGTCCACCGCGCTGCCCGCCGTGATCGTCGTCGGCATCTGGGCGGGGATGCCGACCACCACCGTCTCGCTCCTCGCCGGGCTGCAGAACGTACCGCGCGAGCTGCACGAGGCCGCCGCGGTGGACGGCGCCGGCGCCTGGCGCAGATTCCGGACGGTGACCTGGCCCGCGCTCCGGCCGGTGGCGCTCGCCATGACGGCCCTGAACTTCATCTGGAACTTCAACTCGTTCGCGCTGGTCTATGTACTCACCAACGGCGGTCCCGGCGGCCGCACCCGGCTGCCGATGCTCTTCGCCTACGAAGAGGCCTTCCGCTACGGGCAGTTCGGCTATGCGGCGGCGATGGGCTGCGTCATGGTCGCGGTGATCTCCGTACTCCTGGCCGTGTATCTGGCCGGCCGGCTCAAGGGGGACGACCAGTGA
- a CDS encoding carbohydrate ABC transporter permease produces MIKRRAGRTGQYLALVGYLVFLGFPLLWLVSTAFKPPRELATLHPTWWPKHPTLDNFRQAFDEQPLLHAALNSLLVALSSAVIAVLLATPMAYVMARHRSRLSRAATGWVVVSQAFPFVLVIIPLFLILKRLHLINALPGLVMVYVVWTLPFALWMLTGYVRAVPRELEEAAAVDGAGRLRTLVSITAPLLAPGIVATGLFAFITAWNEFFFALVLLKTPEKQTMPIILTHFIGAEGVADLGPLAAAALLATLPSLLLFALIQRRIAGGMVAGAVKG; encoded by the coding sequence CTGATCAAGCGCCGGGCCGGCCGCACCGGCCAGTACCTCGCGCTCGTCGGCTATCTGGTCTTCCTCGGCTTCCCGCTGCTGTGGCTGGTCTCGACGGCGTTCAAACCGCCGCGCGAGCTGGCCACCCTGCACCCCACCTGGTGGCCGAAGCACCCGACCCTCGACAACTTCCGGCAGGCCTTCGACGAGCAGCCGCTGCTGCACGCCGCACTGAACAGCCTGCTGGTGGCGCTGAGCTCCGCCGTCATCGCGGTGCTCCTCGCGACGCCGATGGCGTACGTGATGGCGCGGCACCGCTCACGGCTGAGCCGGGCCGCCACCGGGTGGGTCGTGGTCAGCCAGGCGTTCCCGTTCGTGCTGGTGATCATTCCGCTGTTCCTGATCCTCAAGCGACTGCATCTGATCAACGCGCTGCCGGGCCTCGTGATGGTCTACGTCGTCTGGACGCTGCCGTTCGCGCTGTGGATGCTGACGGGCTACGTCCGCGCCGTGCCGCGCGAGCTGGAGGAGGCCGCCGCGGTCGACGGCGCCGGCCGGCTCCGCACCCTCGTCTCGATCACCGCGCCGCTGCTCGCCCCCGGCATCGTCGCCACCGGCCTGTTCGCCTTCATCACCGCGTGGAACGAGTTCTTCTTCGCGCTGGTGCTGCTGAAAACCCCGGAGAAGCAGACCATGCCGATCATCCTCACCCACTTCATCGGCGCCGAGGGCGTCGCGGACCTCGGTCCGCTCGCCGCCGCGGCGCTGCTCGCGACCCTTCCCAGCCTGCTGCTCTTCGCACTGATCCAGCGGCGGATCGCCGGCGGCATGGTGGCCGGGGCGGTGAAGGGCTGA
- a CDS encoding sugar ABC transporter substrate-binding protein: MVSPYPRLSRCAAAIGAALALLAAGCSGGGGASDDGRITLRFQSLAWQQDSVAANKQLVAEWNRTHPDVRVEYVQGSWDSVHDQLLTSFEGGEAPDIIHDASDDLADFAYGGDLAELGGLLPATLRDAIPGASWQTTTFGKGVYGVPFLQEPRMIIANRALLVKSGVRIPTADTPWTWEEFQQSAKKLTGNGTYGVAWPLKEPVSSTLNLSLSTGGQIFQRGADGKVTVRFDAADQAVPRAIHDMVDTDHSAARTTLGMGGSDTLPGFFGGKYAMVPLGFSYRQQIQQQAPKGFDWIVLPAPMGPDGNRAQGVSPQTLSVSEDCAHKKEAVRFIDFLLRTDNVVRLAKGDWMLPTATAALRDPALHTDRNGWSTGTALAPYLRSAPAQSVRGYPEWKDKVATPAFQEYYSGAIGLDELRHRLVTDGNRVLARYQR, translated from the coding sequence ATGGTCTCCCCTTACCCCAGGCTCTCGCGGTGCGCGGCCGCGATCGGCGCCGCGCTCGCCCTGCTGGCGGCCGGCTGCTCCGGGGGCGGCGGTGCCTCCGACGACGGGCGGATCACGCTCCGCTTCCAGAGCCTGGCCTGGCAGCAGGACTCCGTCGCCGCCAACAAGCAGCTCGTGGCCGAGTGGAACCGCACCCACCCCGACGTCCGGGTCGAGTACGTGCAGGGGAGCTGGGACAGCGTCCACGACCAGCTCCTCACCTCCTTCGAGGGCGGGGAGGCGCCGGACATCATCCATGACGCGTCCGACGACCTCGCGGACTTCGCGTACGGCGGCGACCTCGCCGAGCTCGGCGGCCTGCTGCCCGCGACGCTGCGCGACGCGATCCCCGGCGCCTCCTGGCAGACCACGACCTTCGGCAAGGGCGTCTACGGAGTGCCGTTCCTCCAGGAACCGCGCATGATCATCGCCAATCGCGCCCTGCTGGTGAAGTCCGGCGTCCGGATCCCGACCGCCGACACCCCCTGGACGTGGGAGGAGTTCCAGCAGTCCGCGAAGAAGCTGACCGGCAACGGGACCTACGGGGTCGCCTGGCCGCTCAAGGAGCCGGTCAGCTCGACCCTCAACCTCTCGCTGTCCACCGGCGGACAGATCTTCCAGCGGGGCGCCGACGGCAAGGTCACCGTCCGGTTCGACGCCGCCGACCAGGCCGTACCGCGGGCCATCCACGACATGGTCGACACCGACCACAGCGCAGCGCGCACCACGCTCGGCATGGGTGGCTCCGACACCCTCCCCGGCTTCTTCGGCGGCAAGTACGCCATGGTCCCACTGGGGTTCTCCTACCGTCAGCAGATCCAGCAGCAGGCCCCGAAGGGCTTCGACTGGATCGTGCTCCCCGCCCCCATGGGACCCGATGGCAACCGCGCGCAGGGCGTCAGCCCGCAGACCCTGTCCGTCTCGGAGGACTGCGCGCACAAGAAGGAGGCCGTGCGGTTCATCGACTTCCTGTTGCGCACCGACAACGTGGTCCGGCTCGCCAAGGGCGACTGGATGCTCCCCACCGCCACGGCCGCCCTGCGCGACCCGGCCCTGCACACGGATCGGAACGGCTGGTCCACCGGCACCGCGCTGGCCCCCTACCTCCGCTCCGCGCCGGCCCAGTCCGTGCGCGGCTACCCGGAGTGGAAGGACAAGGTCGCCACGCCCGCCTTCCAGGAGTACTACAGCGGCGCCATCGGCCTCGACGAACTCCGCCACCGTCTGGTGACCGACGGCAACCGCGTCCTGGCCCGCTACCAGCGGTAG
- a CDS encoding MFS transporter — MSTQALPAARTPVRPAGPRGTRNTVVLLVFTAITNLADGITKIALPVLATRITSSPAAVSLVALTLTLPWLLASLPVGVLVDRADRRRLLWLANGIRLLAVGCLLRIVATGDVTLWALATAGTVLGIAEVIALTSESALVPAIVPRAGRERANAWITGVETAANEFCGPFVGGLLLAAGTGVALGTTWVAYLAAALVLLLLTGRFRAVRTAAAPGSVPAGAGRQFTEGLRYLWRHRLLRTMALILTVLCASWGAWLALMPLIAKELLGLSPREYGVVLSALGVGGLVGALTVGRVNRLLGHRWAMFADLVSTLVMMAVPVLTNSLWAVAAAAFLGGMGGTLWSVNARLIAQNIVPDAIMGRFSSAARLLSWGAMPLGAGLIGVLAEGFGIRVAFLVFAAAVAATIPPFLRVVTAGELRGAV, encoded by the coding sequence ATGAGCACCCAGGCCCTGCCCGCCGCCAGAACACCGGTGCGGCCCGCCGGTCCGCGGGGCACCCGCAACACCGTCGTCCTGCTGGTGTTCACCGCGATCACCAATCTCGCGGACGGGATCACCAAGATCGCGCTGCCGGTGCTGGCCACCCGGATCACCAGCTCCCCCGCCGCCGTCTCCCTGGTCGCCCTCACACTGACGCTCCCCTGGCTGCTCGCCTCCCTCCCGGTCGGTGTGCTCGTCGACCGCGCCGACCGGCGCCGGCTGCTCTGGCTGGCCAACGGGATCCGGCTGCTCGCGGTCGGCTGCCTGCTGCGGATCGTCGCCACCGGGGACGTCACGCTCTGGGCGCTGGCCACCGCCGGGACCGTGCTCGGCATCGCCGAGGTGATCGCGCTGACGTCGGAGTCGGCGCTCGTCCCGGCGATCGTGCCGCGCGCGGGACGTGAGCGCGCGAACGCCTGGATCACCGGCGTCGAGACCGCCGCCAACGAGTTCTGCGGCCCCTTCGTCGGCGGGCTGCTCCTGGCCGCCGGCACCGGCGTCGCGCTCGGCACCACGTGGGTCGCGTATCTGGCGGCCGCCCTGGTCCTGCTGCTGCTCACCGGCCGGTTCCGCGCGGTGCGGACGGCGGCGGCGCCCGGGAGCGTACCGGCGGGCGCCGGCCGGCAGTTCACCGAAGGGCTGCGCTACCTCTGGCGCCACCGGCTGCTGCGCACCATGGCGCTCATCCTGACGGTGCTGTGCGCGAGTTGGGGCGCCTGGCTGGCCCTCATGCCGCTCATCGCCAAGGAGCTGCTGGGGCTGTCACCGCGGGAGTACGGCGTCGTGCTCAGCGCGCTCGGGGTCGGCGGCCTGGTCGGCGCGCTCACCGTCGGCCGGGTGAACCGGCTGCTCGGCCACCGCTGGGCGATGTTCGCCGACCTCGTCAGCACGCTGGTGATGATGGCCGTCCCGGTCCTCACCAACAGCCTGTGGGCCGTCGCGGCCGCCGCCTTCCTCGGCGGCATGGGCGGCACCCTCTGGTCGGTCAACGCCCGGCTCATCGCCCAGAACATCGTGCCGGACGCGATCATGGGCCGGTTCAGCAGCGCTGCCCGCCTGCTGAGCTGGGGCGCCATGCCGCTGGGCGCCGGGCTGATCGGCGTCCTCGCCGAAGGGTTCGGGATACGGGTCGCCTTCCTCGTCTTCGCCGCCGCCGTCGCGGCCACGATCCCGCCGTTCCTGCGGGTCGTCACGGCGGGCGAACTGCGCGGCGCCGTCTGA
- a CDS encoding CGNR zinc finger domain-containing protein — translation MIEAPSSAQLVEAFANTVDVELGTDDLAAPGELAGWLADRGLLEAGGPLSAADHELGLRLRAGIREELGVHVGDAPDPDLLRAADEALRELPLLSTVRRGPSAALLPAPELPPARKALALIAVAWTELVITGEAARLKRCAEHACAWVFWDVSKNRSRRWCSMRVCGNRTKARRYAAKHAATAG, via the coding sequence GTGATCGAAGCACCGTCCTCGGCCCAGCTGGTCGAGGCGTTCGCCAACACCGTCGACGTGGAGCTCGGCACCGACGACCTCGCCGCGCCCGGTGAGCTCGCCGGCTGGCTGGCGGACCGGGGGCTGCTCGAAGCCGGCGGCCCGCTCTCCGCCGCCGATCACGAGCTCGGTCTGCGGCTGCGCGCCGGTATCCGCGAGGAGCTGGGCGTCCATGTGGGCGACGCCCCGGACCCGGACCTGCTCCGCGCCGCCGATGAGGCGTTGCGCGAACTCCCGCTGCTGAGCACCGTCCGGCGCGGCCCGTCGGCCGCCCTGCTCCCGGCGCCGGAACTGCCGCCCGCCAGGAAGGCGCTGGCGCTGATCGCCGTCGCCTGGACCGAACTGGTCATCACCGGCGAGGCCGCCCGCCTCAAGCGCTGCGCCGAGCACGCCTGCGCCTGGGTCTTCTGGGACGTCTCCAAGAACCGCAGCCGCCGCTGGTGCTCCATGCGCGTCTGCGGCAACCGCACCAAGGCACGGCGGTACGCGGCCAAGCACGCCGCCACCGCCGGCTGA